Proteins co-encoded in one Flavivirga eckloniae genomic window:
- a CDS encoding leucine-rich repeat domain-containing protein — translation MKKQLQLKWSFAILFIVLTATTYGQNNIGDTFTVDDLRYKITSLSPNTVKVMGYDGTPPAVLIIPSQVNGYTVTSIGVNAFKKEAADTTGKLETITIPPSVTSIESSAFAHNKLTSIKIPNVTSIGNHAFIGNQLTSVTLSEGMVTISDSAFKQNQLTSIEIPNSMQTIGNSAFGVNKLTSVTIPENVKKIEDWAFANNPYGSDWVTTHPSARDKLGLVTVFIEAANLPTTPPQTMSPPKVKSDIFTTTLGQYVDSLRQPLPPVPRHGIIDLIVPEGKAFAYRSWYRGNFFKTIREAVFTNGGFKYEITKINPNGVGEVKIIDYSATATDVTIPATVSNRASYEYDANSTIYSNGTTEYEYKVTSIGPGTFSGKDLSSVDIPEGVTSIGERAFSDNDLSIVHIPKNVKTIGKEAFQNNTNLAIVVVERSGDPPFIEDGDRDPFKNKNRGAINLIVPKGTVATYTATGSGWKDFNSTRETREKGETIDDINEDFDYEVTSLNPYEVSISKYEGTATDLGRLPDTKQVDGVIHYKVTAIGENVFIKPEARDPNVVVNRLTNVVIPEGVTSIGAQAFMFNDLTEITIPNSVTSIGSAAFQGNQLESVMISNSLITEHIGANIFSENNFTQVTISEEMTIITNGMFRENHLLTSVVIPDKVTIIGNGAFAQNLALEEVTISKEIKSIGAWAFSDTPLKTVEIKAESPPVIRDMGFPLLPSDFDIYGTVFTGRPNSGFADRRGEIDLIVPESAEQDYRDDDFWSGFKSINGDVTMSLNNTNELRDFTVYPNPAQDKIHIRLSEGQALQQVNIYNMLGAHLYTTHTSPLDVSHLSGGMYILEVTTKTGAKAVKRISIK, via the coding sequence ATGAAAAAACAATTACAATTAAAATGGAGCTTTGCCATTCTTTTTATAGTGTTGACGGCGACCACTTACGGTCAAAACAACATAGGAGATACCTTTACCGTTGATGATCTCCGATATAAAATCACATCGTTGAGCCCTAATACAGTAAAGGTTATGGGTTATGATGGTACTCCACCAGCAGTATTAATTATCCCCTCGCAGGTCAATGGCTATACGGTAACCAGTATTGGGGTTAATGCTTTTAAAAAAGAAGCAGCAGACACTACTGGCAAGTTGGAGACAATAACCATACCACCTAGTGTAACTAGTATTGAAAGTTCTGCTTTTGCCCATAACAAATTAACTAGTATTAAGATACCGAACGTGACCAGCATTGGGAATCATGCTTTTATAGGTAACCAATTGACCAGTGTTACTCTTTCCGAAGGTATGGTAACTATCAGTGATTCTGCTTTTAAGCAGAATCAATTGACCAGTATTGAGATACCGAACAGTATGCAAACTATCGGAAATAGTGCTTTTGGCGTCAACAAATTGACTAGTGTAACCATCCCAGAAAATGTAAAGAAGATTGAAGACTGGGCTTTTGCAAATAACCCCTATGGTTCTGATTGGGTTACTACACATCCAAGTGCAAGAGATAAGTTGGGGCTTGTAACAGTGTTTATAGAGGCTGCCAATCTGCCGACTACGCCGCCGCAGACTATGTCTCCGCCTAAGGTAAAAAGCGATATATTTACAACAACACTTGGTCAATATGTGGATAGTTTAAGACAACCACTACCACCTGTGCCCCGCCATGGTATAATAGATTTGATAGTGCCCGAAGGGAAAGCGTTTGCTTATAGAAGTTGGTATCGCGGGAACTTTTTTAAAACCATTAGAGAAGCGGTCTTTACCAATGGTGGTTTCAAATACGAAATAACAAAAATAAACCCCAATGGTGTTGGAGAGGTTAAGATAATAGATTATTCGGCTACAGCTACTGATGTGACTATCCCTGCAACGGTCAGTAATCGTGCATCATATGAATATGATGCTAATAGTACAATATATAGTAATGGTACAACAGAATATGAATATAAGGTTACCAGCATCGGTCCGGGGACTTTTAGTGGTAAAGACTTATCTAGTGTTGACATACCCGAGGGTGTAACCAGTATTGGGGAAAGAGCCTTTTCCGACAACGATTTGTCCATTGTTCACATACCGAAAAATGTGAAAACCATAGGGAAGGAAGCTTTTCAGAATAACACAAACCTTGCCATAGTGGTGGTAGAGCGTAGCGGCGATCCCCCTTTTATTGAAGATGGAGATAGAGACCCTTTCAAAAATAAAAACCGCGGTGCCATCAATTTAATAGTGCCCAAAGGTACCGTAGCTACTTATACGGCTACGGGGTCAGGGTGGAAGGACTTTAACAGCACCAGAGAAACTAGGGAAAAGGGAGAGACCATTGACGATATTAATGAAGACTTCGATTACGAAGTCACATCGTTAAACCCCTATGAAGTTAGTATATCTAAGTATGAAGGGACAGCTACCGACCTAGGACGCCTTCCAGATACCAAACAGGTAGACGGTGTAATTCACTATAAGGTAACTGCTATTGGGGAAAATGTATTCATAAAACCAGAAGCAAGAGACCCTAACGTTGTTGTTAACAGATTAACGAACGTTGTTATACCAGAGGGTGTAACAAGTATTGGAGCCCAAGCTTTTATGTTTAACGATTTAACCGAGATTACCATACCAAACAGTGTAACAAGTATTGGAAGCGCTGCTTTTCAGGGCAACCAATTGGAGAGTGTTATGATATCAAATAGTCTTATAACAGAACATATAGGGGCAAATATTTTTAGCGAGAACAACTTTACACAAGTTACCATTTCAGAAGAAATGACAATTATTACAAATGGAATGTTTAGGGAGAACCACCTATTGACCAGTGTTGTGATACCGGATAAGGTGACCATTATCGGAAACGGTGCTTTTGCCCAGAACCTAGCATTGGAGGAAGTCACCATATCAAAAGAAATAAAAAGTATTGGGGCATGGGCTTTTTCGGATACCCCTCTTAAAACAGTGGAGATAAAGGCAGAGTCCCCCCCAGTTATTAGAGATATGGGATTTCCACTTTTACCTTCTGATTTTGATATTTACGGAACAGTCTTTACAGGAAGACCTAATAGTGGTTTTGCAGACCGTCGTGGTGAAATAGATTTGATAGTACCCGAAAGTGCCGAACAAGATTATAGAGATGATGATTTCTGGAGTGGGTTTAAAAGTATCAATGGTGATGTGACAATGTCTTTAAATAATACAAATGAGCTCAGGGATTTTACAGTCTATCCCAATCCGGCGCAAGATAAGATCCACATCCGGTTAAGCGAAGGGCAAGCGTTACAGCAAGTAAACATAT